AGTTCGGATCAAATCAGTCTTTTGCATCATGGATCCTGAAAGGGTATGTTCATGTTGAAGAATACTTGAATATGGTtgatttatcatatattttgtgGTGTCACTGTCATGTATTAGGAAACATCATCATTTGCCAAGATTTTTCTCCAATTATTTgtcttctgatgatgatggatCAATTGTTGGGTGCAGGTACGTCCTTCAAGCGCTCATGATTCGCCCTTCTGGACTACTAACTCTGGTGCTCCAGTCTGGAACAACAACGCCTCTTTGACTGTTGGACCCAGAGGTGgatcttttaacttttatatatatataacaattatgGTTTCTATGCcaaatttttatgttatatttttaaaagaaatttatatttatatttatatttataattataattattttgaaagaTTTATTTATGCGCAGTAAACCAGCTTGGATGCCAAATTTTTATGTTACTCTTAATGTTTATTCTCTTAGCTCGTTTGGTTTTTATATCTCGTCAGGTCCAATCCTTCTGGAAGACTATCATCTGATCGAGAAACTGGCCAACTTTGACAGGGAAAGGATTCCTGAGAGGGTTGTTCATGCGAGAGGTGCCAGTGCCAAAGGTTTCTTTGAAGTCACTCATGACATTTCAAACCTTTCTTGTGCTGATTTCCTTCGAGGAACCGGTGTTCAGACTCCTGTCATTGCTCGTTTCTCAACTGTCATCCATGAGCGTGGCAGCCCCGAGACTCTAAGAGATCCTCGTGGTTTCGCCGTCAAGTTTTACACCAGAGAAGGGAACTTGGATCTTGTTGGAAACAACTTCCCTGTCTTCTTTGTCCGAGATGGAATGAAGTTCCCTGACATGGTCCATGCGCTGAAACCAAACCCCAAGTCTCACATTCAGGAGAACTGGAGGATACTGGACTTCTTCTCACACCACCCTGAGAGTCTCCACATGTTTTCATTCCTCTTTGACGATGTCGGTATCCCACAGGACTACAGGCACATGGACGGCTTTGGTGTCAACACTTATGTCCTAATCAACAAAGCTGGAAAAGCTCATTACGTGAAGTTTCATTGGAAACCCACTTGTCCGGTTAAATGCTTGTCTGATGAGGAAGCTATCAGAGTTGGAGGCACCAATCACAGCCATGCAACTAAGGATCTCTATGACTCCATTGCAGCTGGGAGCTTTCCAGAGTGGCATATGTTCATTCAAGTCATAGATCCTGACCATGAAGACAAGTTTGATTTTGATCCACTTGATGTTACAAAGATCTGGCCTGAAGATATTTTACCCTTGCAGCCTGTTGGCCGCTtggttttgaacaaaaacattGACAACTTCTTTAATGAGAATGAGCAGCTTGCTTTCTGCCCTGCTATTGTGGTTCCTGGTTTCCATTATTCAGATGACAAGCTACTCCAGAGCAGGATCTTCTCCTATGCTGATAGTCAAAGGCACCGTCTAGGACCAAACTATCTCCAACTACCTGTCAATGCTCCAAAGTGTGCTCACCACAACAATCACCATGAGGGTCTCATGAACTTCATGCACAGAGATGAGGAGGTAAGATCATCCGAATTGAGAATCTCAAAAGTTATTTGAGAGACTTGCATattaaaatgttattaattttttgtggGAGAACTTTGAGAAAAATCTCAGTGTGCCCTAATCAGCTCTTTAAAATGCTTATTTCACaatcatttttaagtttaatatGAACTGCTTGAGTTGCTTTCCAGGTGAATTACTTCCCTTCAAGGTTGAATCCGGTTCGCCATGCTGAAAAATACCCTCAAAATCCTATTGCCTGCGCTGGAAACCGTGAGAAGGTCATATTCATCTCCATGCATAATTAACGTACACATAAGAAAGTTGTATAACAAATGTTATTCTTTATATGACAGTGCATGATTGAGAAGGAGAACAACTTCAAGCAGCCAGGGGAAAGATACAGATCCTGGGATGCAGACAGGCAAGAGAGGTTCGTGAAGCGTTTTGTTGATGCACTTGCTGAGCCTCGTGTCACGCACGAAATCCGCAGCATTTGGATCTCTAACTGGACTAAGGCAGACGAATCTCTTGGACAGAAACTAGCCACTCGTCTTAACGTGAGCCCAAATTTCTGAAGACTTAAGTAAATGCCCCCGTAACAGAACATGCTCCTCTTACGCTTTGGTTTCGAAGTAATCTCTTTGGTAAtagatacataaaataaaacagtGACAATAAAACTCTTATAGAAGGGTAATACGGTATATAAATCACTTCCAATGCTGAGATATTCAAAATAAGTTTCTCAGCTATGAACtattttgatatgtttttgTTAAGTAATTAAAGCCGTTTATAAACTGATAAATGGTTAGTAGGTTCCCTATaagtattctattttattttaatttttccgatttttattttataattttgttattttgagaTTTATATTCAACGAGAATTTCTACGTTGAAGAAGCTCTAATTtctattttgtaatattcttttccaaatatcaacaaatattttgtaaggCAAATAATAAGAAGCTGTTTgggttatatataatttacaagATATATAATCCGTTGGGCTACTTTAAATGGATTTATTCGTTTTATGTTTTGGTCTCGAATTAATTAGTGtgcttataattaattattccaGATTTGCATCTATGACGTGAGCTTATAGTTGGAATATTATTGTGGGTATAAAGTCAGACGCACGATcatgattaaaaacaaaagttttctcAAGTATGTCCATATAGTCGGAACTTTTAATTGGTCATTGTTAGACCATCTTTAACCCTATAACCCCATATGGGTttcttaatgattttttaattaattaaataaactttAATTGTACTTAAGAACTATAGTTAAGAAACTTTTAAAATGTGTGCTCCAGTGGTAGTTTCTTAATtaggggttcttaaaaaaatttaaattgtgtTGTTAAGCTTGTGTTGCAAGCAATTGGAGTTTCTGATGCCTccaagtaatatatatatatatatatatatatatatatatatatatataaatacaggAGAGGTGGAAGCTGAGGCTGAAAACAATAGAAGATGGCTTGAAGGGTACAAACACGTTTTCTATCTGTCAAACGACTACAAAGACTGTAAAAACTGGCAAGATTTTAGGATTCTTGACGAGTGGCGGTGGAGGATCAAAGAAAAGGTCTAGTTCTCAGCCACGACGCTCAGTTACAGGAAGAATCCATGCTATGAATCAGCCGATCAACAGTGCTGCAGAGACTgatggaaaagagaactcaaaGATTTCAGCAAACGGATTATCTGATCATGAtgctaaagaagaagatatggtTTCAGGGTTTTTGTATGACAGGCTTCAGAAGGAAccatatagaagaaaaaaataaaaggcaTGTCTATTTACATGGTACTCAGTGTAAGGTGATGTTGCCTGCTGTGTAGAAGCGCAAGCCGTGTGAGGATGAAACGAGTTTGATACCTTTGTAAATCTTGTGAGAGCATCGGCATGGTTTAGGAACAGAGAGGGGTTTGATGGAACAAGCCTTCTCTAGGTCAGGAATTGCGTGTAGGTGAGAAGGAAGATCGATGTTGAATTGTGACAGCTTTGATCACTTTGGATCTACTCCTATGTCCAGTATGGCACATGATACCAACGGTAGCACCTGCATGACAGATGATGATGTGTTAGAGACCTGTATAAGGGAGAGAACTAGTTTTCCAGTACGTACCAGAGATACGGTCGGCtgaggaagagagaagagaggcgGTGAGGATGACGGAGGAGAGTTTGATGTCTTAGCCTGTGCCACAGCACCCTCAAGCATGAAGACAAGACTTGCAGATCTACTTGCTTCAACAACTCTTCTTGCGTCCGTTTCTTCCTCAAAGCCGAGAAAGCCTTCTC
This genomic interval from Brassica napus cultivar Da-Ae chromosome A6, Da-Ae, whole genome shotgun sequence contains the following:
- the LOC106421389 gene encoding catalase-1-like — protein: MDPERVRPSSAHDSPFWTTNSGAPVWNNNASLTVGPRGPILLEDYHLIEKLANFDRERIPERVVHARGASAKGFFEVTHDISNLSCADFLRGTGVQTPVIARFSTVIHERGSPETLRDPRGFAVKFYTREGNLDLVGNNFPVFFVRDGMKFPDMVHALKPNPKSHIQENWRILDFFSHHPESLHMFSFLFDDVGIPQDYRHMDGFGVNTYVLINKAGKAHYVKFHWKPTCPVKCLSDEEAIRVGGTNHSHATKDLYDSIAAGSFPEWHMFIQVIDPDHEDKFDFDPLDVTKIWPEDILPLQPVGRLVLNKNIDNFFNENEQLAFCPAIVVPGFHYSDDKLLQSRIFSYADSQRHRLGPNYLQLPVNAPKCAHHNNHHEGLMNFMHRDEEVNYFPSRLNPVRHAEKYPQNPIACAGNREKCMIEKENNFKQPGERYRSWDADRQERFVKRFVDALAEPRVTHEIRSIWISNWTKADESLGQKLATRLNVSPNF